In a genomic window of Quercus lobata isolate SW786 chromosome 4, ValleyOak3.0 Primary Assembly, whole genome shotgun sequence:
- the LOC115984109 gene encoding CRC domain-containing protein TSO1-like: protein MDTPVKNQLATTSKFEDSPVFNYISNLSPIEPVKSMPTDHAFTSLTFATPSLVFPSPQIGIHKESRFSIRRHQFLDTSKNESSQIGNKNNTSEGVLVAIQPFDSCTENFECCTSASLARAITTEPTDEPSELVIFYMFSLPLSAKS from the exons ATGGACACTCCAGTGAAGAACCAACTTGCCACCACTTCTAAGTTTGAG GATTCTCCTGTATTTAATTACATCAGCAATCTTTCTCCTATCGAGCCAGTGAAGTCCATGCCCACTGATCATGCCTTTACTTCACTAACTTTTGCAACCCCTTCATTAGTTTTTCCTTCACCACAAATTGGTATCCACAAAGAATCTAGATTTTCAATTAGAAG GCATCAGTTCTTAGACACTTCAAAAAATGAGTCCTCTCAGAttggaaacaaaaacaatacaaGTGAAGGGGTTTTAGTTGCTATTCAACCATTTGATTCATGtactgaaaattttgaatgttgTACTTCTGCCAGTTTAGCAAGAGCGATTACTACTGAGCCAACTGATGAGCCCTCGGAACTAGTTATCTTCTACATGTTTAGCTTACCACTCTCTGCTAAATCCTAA
- the LOC115985959 gene encoding uncharacterized protein LOC115985959, giving the protein MESSTNPDPAALALQIQSLSATVEELTRQNQEMKQRLLQESNRADRGDDEDSNRRRTSTPEEASSDLLREMRKEMDELRKAIKGKTDQSLERIVRKTDSPFTIAVQECPVPSKFRLPQLEPFNGLKDPLDHLNTFRTTLGLQQPLDEIFYRSFPTTLKGAAREWFNKLPTLSIGNFEQLSSSFVRHFIGGQRPKRTADHLLTIKQGEKEPLRSYVTRFTRGMLEIDETDDKVHLTTFKAGLKSRDFVASLAKNPPKTMAEALLKAQKYMNAEEALAAIDGADKSREKKKEKEDDRRGLKRERADRRNDDGNRKRDDKNPRPSKFTPLVMPVDKILTEIMDEPSLKWPKPLHSAPGLRDKRKYCRFHKDHGHYTEDCRDLKEQIEELIRNGKLQQYVKRGDFGRYGQKSQPVNARRDEDRPQPRPQSALGEIKTIAGGPTAGGSFKSLRKSYQRQVNSVHNVPPSKQRRTSEDLHFSEEDARSVK; this is encoded by the coding sequence ATGGAATCCAGTACAAATCCAGATCCTGCTGCGCTGGCCCTACAAATCCAGTCGCTGTCAGCAACCGTGGAAGAACTCACAAGACAGAACCAAGAGATGAAACAACGACTACTGCAGGAAAGCAATCGTGCAGATAGGGGAGACGACGAAGATAGCAACAGAAGACGAACCAGCACTCCAGAGGAAGCAAGCTCGGATCTTTTGagagaaatgaggaaagagatggacgaactaagAAAGGCCATAAAAGGAAAGACGGATCAAAGCTTGGAGAGAATCGTTCGGAAGACGGATTCGCCCTTTACCATAGCCGTCCAGGAGTGCCCAGTACCCTCCAAGTTTCGTCTACCCCAGCTGGAACCTTTCAACGGGCTGAAAGACCCCTTGGATCACCTGAATACCTTCAGGACGACCCTAGGCCTCCAACAGCCGCTTGACGAGATCTTCTATCGTTCATTCCCTACGACCCTCAAAGGAGCAGCCAGGGAATGGTTCAACAAGTTGCCAACATTGTCCATTGGCAATTTCGAGCAATTGAGCAGCTCCTTTGTCCGTCACTTCATAGGGGGACAGCGACCAAAGAGAACTGCCGACCACTTGCTTACCATCAAACAAGGAGAGAAGGAACCACTAAGGTCCTACGTGACACGTTTCACCCGAGGAATGTTGGAAATAGACGAGACAGATGACAAGGTACATCTCACCACCTTCAAAGCAGGATTGAAGTCCAGGGATTTTGTGGCATCCTTGGCAAAGAACCCCCCTAAGACGATGGCCGAGGCACTGTTAAAAGctcagaagtacatgaacgcggaGGAAGCCCTGGCAGCTATTGACGGAGCAGACAAGAgtagggaaaagaagaaagaaaaggaggacgATCGAAGAGGGCTAAAACGGGAACGGGCTGACAGACGGAATGACGATGGAAATCGAAAGAGAGACGACAAAAACCCTCGTCCATCAAAGTTCACCCCGCTGGTGATGCCAGTAGATAAAATTCTAACAGAAATAATGGACGAACCATCCCTAAAGTGGCCAAAACCACTCCATTCAGCACCTGGATTGCGTGACAAGAGGAAATACTGCCGTTTCCATAAAGATCATGGGCATTACACGGAGGACTGCAGGGACCTAAAAGAGCAGATTGAAGAGCTCATCCGTAATGGGAAGCTACAACAATATGTAAAAAGGGGGGATTTCGGCAGGTACGGACAGAAAAGCCAGCCAGTGAATGCACGAAGAGACGAAGATCGCCCCCAACCTCGTCCACAGAGCGCACTAGGGGAAATAAAGACCATCGCCGGGGGACCAACCGCCGGAGGATCATTCAAGTCTCTCAGGAAGTCATACCAAAGACAGGTAAACAGTGTCCACAATGTACCACCGTCAAAGCAAAGACGCACCAGTGAAGACTTGCATTTCTCTGAGGAAGATGCCAGAAGTGTGAAGTAG
- the LOC115985960 gene encoding uncharacterized protein LOC115985960 translates to MSSFAVKDRPELEAKFAERVQAAIKYARTIEDFGELIDPRTLARHCLGPEPSLYVLSTLDREERKQMTSKFNKEMYDKIKGKKNEPLSSIGQKRLRITDREKEKEVVERGSSTPTLDLKEGLAASPGISIEEVARPSKKQKAANKGKGKVGASIWSDAGTAMDLATELFTPGEMREVTSIPSHEMVSRHVHKLVQVLGETMHITTQYLANEEKAVVANSKVEALEAEASGLRKDLITTMDSLNVSKEQVRVLTEQLDVERQSVKQKDELLAAAAHKMKVAVAKAVTAFQTTEEYNTILFQWYFKGFELLRRYLVKHGPAVSLDNLDFEAVDKEIEADEAAQAGASTDVEPPQATQDDDIAPPA, encoded by the exons ATGTCGTCCTTTGCAGTGAAAGACCGTCCGGAGCTAGAGGCCAAGTTTGCAGAGCGAGTGCAGGCTGCAATCAAGTACGCAAGGACGATAGAAGATTTTGGTGAGCTGATTGATCCACGTACCTTAGCTCGTCACTGTCTGGGACCAGAACCTTCCCTCTACGTACTCAGTACCCTCGACCGTGAAGAGAGAAAAC AAATGACGTCGAAATTTAATAAGGAGATGTATGacaaaattaagggcaaaaagAATGAGCCCCTTTCCAGCATAGGCCAGAAGAGGCTGAGAATCACAGATAGGGAGAAGGAGAAAGAGGTGGTGGAGAGAGGGTCGTCCACACCTACCCTTGATCTGAAAGAGGGTCTAGCTGCATCTCCTGGTATTTCAATTGAGGAGGTGGCTCGTCCTTCGAAGAAGCAGAAGGCTGCTAATAAGGGGAAAGGGAAGGTTGGTGCCAGCATTTGGTCAGACGCTGGGACGGCCATGGACCTTGCCACCGAGCTTTTTACCCCTGGTGAGATGAGGGAAGTCACGAGCATTCCTTCACACGAGATGGTGAGCCGCCACGTTCATAAGCTTGTGCAG GTGTTGGGGGAGACCATGCACATCACTACTCAGTATTTAGCGAATGAAGAGAAGGCCGTCGTGGCCAACTCAAAGGTAGAAGCTTTGGAGGCTGAGGCTTCTGGTTTGCGGAAGGATTTGATCACGACCATGGATTCTCTCAACGTTTCCAAGGAGCAGGTTCGTGTGCTGACGGAGCAGCTGGACGTCGAGAGACAATCTGTGAAGCAGAAGGACGAACTACTAGCGGCGGCTGCTCATAAGATGAaggttgcagtggccaaggccGTCACTGCTTTCCAAACCACTGAAGAATATAACACCATTCTCTTCCAGTGGTACTTCAAAGGGTTCGAGCTGCTGCGAAGGTATTTGGTCAAGCATGGTCCTGCCGTGAGCCTTGACAACTTAGACTTTGAGGCCGTTGATAAGGAGATTGAGGCGGACGAGGCGGCTCAAGCAGGGGCGTCTACCGATGTTGAACCACCTCAGGCCACCCAGGACGATGATATTGCCCCTCCGGCTTAA